attattgttaattttataaaataacgaAATCTTTAGGTTAAGAAATTTGGAATCATTACTATAGGGCTGACAAGGTTTAAATTGTGCTTTTTATAAAGTACCTCCCATAGAAAATCTCATTTGATCAAGCAAAATCATCCACTGATAAATATTGGCGATCAGCCATTTTACATTTCTTCACCACATTCTCATATATTGTCCATGTTTTGCCCTATGCGCAGTCTCATGTATTTACGTGCCACTTTGCTCCCTAGAGTATTCTTGGCATTAGTTCATTAACCGGAAAACCACTTCTTTAACGTGTATAGTAGGTTCCTCCGTTCCGGAACTTATTTCTTTTTTAGTCCGTTCTAAAAAGAATGACCTTTTTTTctaatttggaaacaatttagtttAAACTTGCAATTCTATCATTAATAagaagcttttataatcacacaaatactcCGGGCCCCTTTTTAaattgtttaggaccacaaattccaaaaatcttcattttttcttaactTTCGTGTCCAGTCAAACAGATTCACGTAAATTGCAAGGGAGCAGTAGTTACGAATACAAAAACACCCACCGTCTATGCCCATCCCAATTTCAGCATTTAATACCCTGTAACAAATTGCATGAATTCCGGGTCGGACTCTAATCCAGCCATTGTTTCCGGTGCCAACACCACCTCCAAATCCACGCTGCCGCCCCCTTTTCTTCCTGGAAATGCTGATATCTTTCCGTCAAATTTATTGGCCCGCCCGCTCCGGACAGCGATGGGTCTGCCCCACCCGAAATCATTGTCGTACATTGGAAATCTTGGGGAGCTCCCCATTGTGAGCATAGCTCCGTCGAAATTCCCCAGTGGGAAACACCGCGGGTCACTCTCCCAATCCTCTACGCACTTCCTCACCATATCGTTATCGTGCACCTTCACGTTCTTGTTCAATTGCTCCGCGCACCACCGCAAATCGTGAGATAAAACGTCACCGGCCGACGCATAAGTCGGAATGCTCTGAATTGCGTTGCCGAAATATAATGGATGGAGCTTTGGCTGGAGTCTATGCCGGCAATTAACGGCCATCCGAAATGTCGTCATTTTGGAAGCATGAAATTTCCTCGCACGGGTCACCTCACGCCAAAGCAATGCGCAAAGTGATTGAAATGATGAGATCTCAGCGGTTTGATTTTCAGTTATACCTTCCGTTTCTGTTTTCCTAACCGCATTCCTCAACCAAGTTAACGGCGTTATCTTGCCGTCAGATATTTTCAAAGGATCGTTACTCTGTTTCCCCATCAATTCAGTGATGTCGATTTCTCCGTCCACATTCCATTTGTGCTTGTTGTTGGTCTTAACTTTCAGCCTTCGAATTGATTCCCTGCTGAAACTAAATATCCTTTCCCTCAAGGGTGCGTCCAAAGAGAAGGTAACCTTGGGCCCACCAGCCGGAAGTTTAAGCACCGCCGGGGATATCAAAACAGAGTCACGGCTAAAGTCCGGTTGCCTCGTAATCCTCTTCACGCCCCTAGTCAATTCAGCGAATGTATTGAAGAAGTTCCATAACGACGTTCCATCAATAACGGCGTGGTTGACGGAGCAGCCAATAAAGACACCGTCGGCTAACTCCGTAACTTTTACAGCAAGAAGAGGATTGAAATGGCCTTGATAGCTCACAGTTCTGTCAAAAGCGAAGAACTCATTGACATGGTCAGGAACGTCGATTGACCCAATGACGTCACGGACAAAAATGTGAGTAGCGGCGGCGTGGATGAAATCAGCACCAGCATCATTGCAAGAAATGTAAACGTAGCCGTCAGAGTCAGTGACTAAGCGACCGGCCAGGGGAGGAAATTGGGTGAGAGTTTGAGAAAGGCTGCGTTTGAGGAGGGAAAGGAGGTCGGTGATAGAGAAAGGAGGACGAGTGAAGAGACCACCTTTCTGAATGTAGTGAGTAGAAAGCATAGGAAGGTCAGAAACAGAGAGTTTAAGGTCAGGGAGagaagatttttgggaagggaaGATGGTGCATTTGGAGAGCAAAGTTACAGCTTCCATGGTTGAACAATGCATTGTTAATAATTATTGCGGCTTTTTTTGTGAGGAGAATCTCAGCGAAGTCTCACTTCGAAAGACTGGGGATGAAAAGTGAGTAGAAAGAGAGGGCTTTATATAAGTTTGGGCATTAGGGAGCCTTGAGTATTTGGTTCATGTATTTGATAGGTGGTAGTTGCTGTTTATTGActttttatccttttttttttcttttggtttttggTTTTGTGATTTTGTCCCTCCTATGGAATTTGGAGGAGTTGACCCAGAGAGTAATTTTTTATTCCTAGTTAGAGGAGTTCTAAACCTAAATAATGATTTTTGGGACTCAAAATATGCTTCTACAGCTTTTTTAAAAAAGTTacctaaaacgcagtataataacGTAGTATAATAACGTGTAAAAAGTTACCTTTTTacctaaaacgcagtataataacGTGTTTTACTTTAACGAAATTTTAGCCGTTAAAGTAAAGCGCACTATAATACTGTGTTTTACAATAACGCTTTATAATAGTGAGTTTTACACCTCTATTCCTTATTAGAGGTCAGACAAAACACACCATTGGATGTAGGGAGTATATgttattattttctctcttttctttgatGTAGGGACCCATGAATTGACCGACCACTATGATAATGAAAATTAAATCATGAATGCATGTAAGTAGGGCGCCCTTCACAAATTACTAATACACGTACTTCTATTTAATTCTTTAAAAGACATGTTTTCAATTTTATTTGCCTTATGCATTTACTATCTGTCATGTTCCTTATATCGATTTCGAATCAGTTAGTACCATATAAAATGAAAACAATAAAGTATGAATTATGAAATTATTATTTCATTCGTTATATTTTGTTTCTCATAATTTGATTtgatatataattaaaaaaaaagattttatcTTAAATATTTTACAATACATGTATGACCATAAAACTTTTAAACTTTATCTATacttatactatattaaaagcacgaaagtcCGAAATGTTGTTTACCtattttagcttttaaaatataatttacactaaacaaaatagtaattttAATATTTTCCTAATATGTAGGAATGATCATTTAGTTATTTTCCTAATATCTGTGATATTTGAATCAACTATAATGTTGATTATTAACTTTTTTCAATATTGGAATTATATAGAGAATCCTAATATTTGGGATTCTAAAAGCAATTAAACTTTTATTTTATATAGATTTCCTTATTTAAAGCCCATTAATATTAAAGTTATGGTAAAGTATAATATTTTCTTCATTCAAAACTTAGAAATTAAGAAGTTATATTTGTACTACCTTCTTTTCGTCCAATTAGCACTACTCTAAACTCTAAAGCTACTAAAAATAGGCCCACCTAAAATGTAGGACTCAATTTTAAAATTGAGTTTTAATATTTGATTTagttttttacaattttttgggGCTATTTCCTTCTAATGTCTTTTATAATATGACATATTTCAGGTATTTAGATTCTTAGCTAAAATTAAGGGTTTAAATTTTTATCATACATCaataattttataatattaataaataaattgAAAGGAATAATTGAATAGAAAGGATTTTGATTTATCTCATTCTAAATATCAATATTCAATTTAGGTAAATAAATATGCAACATGAACCATGGAATAAGTTAGAACTTGTTCATGAGATAAAAGAGTTGTAATCCCCGTTTTTATCATTTTGGAAGTGCAACTACTTTTATTTTGTACTCATATAAAGAATTTTGTGTTACTaaatttaatattaaaaatatttaatgCCATTAAAGGGCAATTTGAATATTAAATAGATGTTATTAGATTTTATCATGTGAATTTTGTTtcgttataaaaaataaaaataagagaggTGAGCGTAATTCTCAAACCGCAATAGAAGTTTGTGTTATAAGGAGAATCTCAGAGGAAAGTTTCAACATTATCCCAGATTGTGATTATATCTTAATATTAAAACATGGGATGAATTAATATTAAgcttttaattaatgaaaaaaatattttctttaatgtttaaaataaataatcaaattatgtaaGTAGCAAAAGAATGCAATTCAATTTTATCTCAAAATTATCATATAAGTAAAAATATTTTCCGAATAGAAAAAACTACTAGGAATGTATTACGTTATTACTTTTCTTTGATAGAGAGAAAAGTAGGCTCTTAGAAAAAAGATACATATGACTAAAGTTTAAAAATgattaatattaaattaatattttatatcaaaCAACTAAATATGTTTAAAAAAATACAGGGAGTTCAATCTGTGGGAATgtttacaaaacaaaaaagaaaaataattaatgacAAATGATATGGAATATAATTTATGCATTCATGATTTAATTTTTATTATCATAGTGACCGGTCAATTCATGAGTCTCtacatcaaaagaaaagaaagaaagcaatAGCATATACATCCTACATCTAAGGGTGTGTTTTGTCAAACCTCTAGTAAGGAACAGATGTGTAAAACACACTATTATAATGCGTtatagtaaaacgcagtattattgTGCGCTTTACTTTAACGGCAAAAAATCTGTTAAAGTAAAGCGcaatattatactgcgttttagataaaaaagtaattttttttttaaattgtagAAGCATATTTTGAGTCCCAAAAGTCATTATTTAGGTTTCGGACTCTCAGTTAGAGATCTGCTACAGAATTGACCTAGCTACAAATGGTAACAAATTTGAATTGGATGACGAATACTTACAGATTATAGCTAGCATTATCATCTTTTTCTTAGTTTTAAAATTGGAATCAAAGCATTCTGTTAAACTGTATAGATAAAGAATTTTATGATTCATTTTATCCCAACTTTCCACGGTCAAGGGACGATCCTTTAGCTGGGGGTGACAATTTGAGCCCAAATCCATTCAATCCGCCCAGAGATTAATGGGTTGGATTACaaatattttgagaaaatggGTCTATTTGGGCATAGCCCAAGTTAATCCATTATTTTTTATAGCTCATTCTGACTAATTAAGCAGCTCAAATACAGCCCATGAAACTCACTCAAAACACAGGGATCTCAACCCAACTTATCTATAAATTTACTTAATTGcctctgtaagcacgtgatttttgccctatatgagaattactcccaaaaaattcaaaaataaaatgatttttctttggtgtgcaattttgtgatattttgtgatattttgaataattatttgtatttgtctgtgcgtgtttatttgctaaattaataaaaaatacaaaaatatgtcgcattttgcatgtaggatttaattctacaattgttagtaattaaatttgttttacaaaaattaaaaattacaaaaataggcatcgtttgcatttttagcatttaatgtccaaatatacaattttatgcttaattattacttaattgtgcgttaattgttattgggagttaatttgcgcttttataacttaatttagttcttaataatagtttaagtatttttataatttagttttagagaaataaaagaagaaaagagagcgaaaatataaagaaagtcggaattgggcctcttcttcgatttcaagccataggcccaaaaaatggcccaatcttccctacgacccagtccatttcgaactgggtcgcccctgtccattaacccaaatacccaacacccttcttcatttttcaaaacacaaaacaaaaacaaaaccaaaaagaaaagaagaagaagaaaaccctaagaaatccatccgccccctcctatcttcttcttcttcctcaagcttccccaagctcctcccatggcagaccttcccccctcacacccctgcccccctcacgtcaacacacacacaacacaaccactctcacccccacgacatcccctcgctgccatggctgcatttttcaagttcgtcgagcaacctctacgccaccattgttgcccgtagttgcttctcctcctgctgttgcgttttcttcttctccaacactgctgctgctgcgtttttcatcctttatgttgctgctgtgtcgtccaaacaaaccaccacaactgctgcccgccgcatccagccatggatgagcttcatcgagctcgaactcgagctcccatggctgccgttgcatcttctccgacactgctgctgctactgtttcgtgttgctgctccagcagtgttgctgctgctgccttctgcttgtggcgggctgccattcttcgttttaaacgatgccaaacgaccaccttctttggtcgtccgttcgtagtcgtcttcgacgtcaagttatcttggtgcgagattcgttctcggacagatttgtttacaatcaaagttcgtcgttgattcatctccggttagttgtttttgagttttatttttgtccatatttttgtttgatattttccggatccaaaatcgttaaagaattcaattcttgttttgttcgttgttcatcgttgaaattatttttctagtttgttcatgttcatgtgctttgttaaaattaattttcagatttcaaaatagaagtttaattagttgttttcatattcatttcatgtttgtattattgtttaagtgaatatttgttagtttgttgtttgttagattcaaattgaaatttaattaactatttcttcaatttgtttcatgtgtttatgtattgttagaaattgttagtattgttaagttcaagtttaagttcataattgtttcttcgtcgatcttgttatttgtttaaagaatttagttgtgttaaaggaatatattgatttaatcgtttaatccgtca
This sequence is a window from Nicotiana sylvestris chromosome 3, ASM39365v2, whole genome shotgun sequence. Protein-coding genes within it:
- the LOC104249033 gene encoding uncharacterized acetyltransferase At3g50280-like; this encodes MHCSTMEAVTLLSKCTIFPSQKSSLPDLKLSVSDLPMLSTHYIQKGGLFTRPPFSITDLLSLLKRSLSQTLTQFPPLAGRLVTDSDGYVYISCNDAGADFIHAAATHIFVRDVIGSIDVPDHVNEFFAFDRTVSYQGHFNPLLAVKVTELADGVFIGCSVNHAVIDGTSLWNFFNTFAELTRGVKRITRQPDFSRDSVLISPAVLKLPAGGPKVTFSLDAPLRERIFSFSRESIRRLKVKTNNKHKWNVDGEIDITELMGKQSNDPLKISDGKITPLTWLRNAVRKTETEGITENQTAEISSFQSLCALLWREVTRARKFHASKMTTFRMAVNCRHRLQPKLHPLYFGNAIQSIPTYASAGDVLSHDLRWCAEQLNKNVKVHDNDMVRKCVEDWESDPRCFPLGNFDGAMLTMGSSPRFPMYDNDFGWGRPIAVRSGRANKFDGKISAFPGRKGGGSVDLEVVLAPETMAGLESDPEFMQFVTGY